One region of Fragaria vesca subsp. vesca linkage group LG4, FraVesHawaii_1.0, whole genome shotgun sequence genomic DNA includes:
- the LOC101312042 gene encoding threonine--tRNA ligase, mitochondrial-like — protein MVSHPKDDAYLTNVVPKRIRLFMEIQARHAALPSDPIKITLLDGKVKEGKKWVTSPFDVVKEISKSLASNALISEVNGVLWDMTRPLEGDCDLKLFTFENAEGRDMHFLALLRA, from the exons ATGGTGTCTCACCCCAAAGACGACGCTTACCTCACCAACGTAGTTCCCAAGCGCATCCGGCTCTTCATGGAAATCCAGGCTAGGCATGCAGCTCTCCCTTCTGATCCAATCAA GATTACATTGCTGGACGGGAAGGTGAAGGAGGGGAAGAAGTGGGTTACTTCGCCCTTCGACGTTGTGAAGGAGATTTCCAAGAGCTTGGCGTCCAATGCTTTAATTTCTGAGGTCAATGGAGTACTGTGGGACATGACCAGGCCTTTGGAGGGTGACTGTGACCTGAAGCTGTTTACTTTTGAGAATGCTGAAGGGAGGGACATGCACTTTCTGGCACTCTTGCGCGCATAA